The Streptomyces sp. WZ-12 genome segment CGAAGATCCCCACCTTCAGCGAGGTGGTGCGGGGATCGATGCCCTGGCGCTCGAACTCGTCGAGCAGGGTGAGCAGGTACGACGGCGTCACCATGATGATCTCGGGGCGGAAGTCCTGGATGAGCTGCACCTGGCGGCTGGTCATTCCGCCGGAGGCCGGGACGACGGTGCAGCCGAGCCGCTCCGCGCCGTAGTGTGCCCCCAGCCCGCCGGTGAACAGCCCGTATCCGTAGGAGACATGGACGGTGTGGCCCGGTCGGCCGCCCGCCGCGCGGAGCGAACGGGCCACCAGATCGGCCCAGTTCGACAGGTCCCGCTCGGTGTAGCCCACGACCGTGGGCCGCCCGGTGGTCCCACTGGAGGCGTGCAGCCGCCGCACCCGCTCCTTCGGCACCGCGAACATGCCGAACGGATAGTGCGCCCGCAGGTCGTCCTTCACCGTGAACGGGAAGCGGGCCAGGTCCGCCGGCGTGCGGCAGTCCTCGGGCCGGATGCCCGCCCGGTCGAACGCGCTCCGGTAGAAGGGGACGTGGTCGTAGGCGTGCTGCAACGAGCTGCGCAGCCTGGTGAGTTGCAGCGCGCGCAGGGCGTCCGCCGACAGCCGCTCCGCGTCGTCACACCAGTCGGCCTCGCAGACCCCGTCGCCCGTTCCGCTGTCCGTCGCCGCTTCCGGCATGGATCTCACCGCCTCGTCTCCCTACCGATCATTCGGTAGCCGCGATTGCGGAACCAAGTAATCAGCGCGCGGCGAGCACGTCAAGGGGCGTGCCGCGGACGCCCCACGGGTAGCTTCCCGCGCATGGGTGACGTACGGAAGGTGCAGGTCGGTGACGTTCAGTTGGCATACCGCGGGTGGGGCCAGGCGGACGCGCCCCCGGCGGTCCTGCTGCACGGCCTCGGCGAGGACGGTGAGGACTGGCGCGGGGTGGTCGGCCGACTGGCCACCACGCACCGGGTCTTCGCGCTCGACCAGCGCGGGCACGGCCGCAGCGACTGGCCCGGGGAGTACGGCTTCGAACGCTGGCGGGACGATGCGATCGGCTTCGTCCGGGCGCTCGACCTCGGCCCGGTCGCGCTGATCGGCCACTCGCTGGGCGGCACCACCGCCCTGCTGCTGGCCGCCCACCGCCCCGACCTGGTCTCCCGCCTGATCGCCGAGGAACCGGCCCCGCCGGTCCCCGCCGACCCACTCCAGCAGGTCCCCGCACCGCCGCCCGGCCCCGCGGCCTTCGACTGGCAGGCCAAGGTCGCCGCCGTCGCCGAACGGAACGCCCCCGCGCCGCACTGGTGGGCGTCCCTGTCCGCGATCACCGCCCCCACGCTGGTGGTCGCCGGCGGTTCCACCAGCCACATCCCCCAACGCCATCTCGCCGAGTTGGCCGACGCCATCCCCGACGCCCGCCTGGTCACCGTCGAGGGCGCCGGCCATCTCGTCCACGAGGAGCGGCCGGGCGAGTATCTGGCGGCGGTGACGTCGCTCCTGCGGAATTGACGCATGGTCAACTGTCAGGTGACCGGCGGGCGTTCAAGGTGCCGCCGTGGTTGCGCGAAATGCTCGTGAACGGATCGATGCGCGCTCGACGTCTTGATGAACGGCTCGACGAACGGTTCCATGAGGGTCGCGACGGACGCCCCGACGGACGGTTCGGCAGAAGCTGGCAGAAGGCGACAGACGGTTCGATGAAAGGCTCAATGAAAGGCTCGATGTGCAGGTGACCCTCTCGATGCGCCGTGCGTTGCTGGGCGGGACCGCTGCGGCGGTGTTGTTCGCCGGGGGCGGGGCCGGCAGCGCCGCCGCGGTGCCCGCCGCTGCCGCACCGCGGCCGGCCGCCGGCCCGGTGGGTACCGCCGCGCCCGCGCCGTCACCGGCCGGTCAACTCCGGCCGTTGGCCGCGCTCTCCGCCGATCGGCTGGCCACCGCCGACCTGGTGGCCGCGGCGAAGTGGGGCACCGGCAGCCCGATCGACGATCCGGTGCGGGAGCGGGAGGTGCTGGCCGCGGTGGCCGCGCAGGCCCGCGAGGCGGGTGCCGATCCGGTACCGACCGTGCGGATCTTCCGGGACCAGATCGAGGCGAACAAGCTGGTCCAGCGCGGGCTGTACCGCCGCTGGGACGCGGACCCGGCGCACGCGCCCACCACCCGCCCGGATCTCGCCCGGGTCCGTCAGGTGATCAACCGCCTCAACCGGGAGCTGGTACGGGCCATCGCCGCGTCACCGCGGGCCCGTACGGCACCGGGCTGCGGGCCGCGGCTGGCGCTCGCCGCGCTGCGGGTGGGCGACGAGCGCCGGCTGGACCTGCTGCACGCGGCCGGGTTGGCCCGTTCGCTGCGGTCGGTGTGCGGGGGATAGGCGACGGGCGGCGGGGAAGACGGTTCGGGGCGGACAGGCGGCCGGGGCCAGCCAGTTGGGCAAATGCCCCGCTTCGGCCCCGTTCGGCTCCCCTCACGCCTCCCTTTCCCCCGCCGCCACCGCCTTCGCCCACCGGTAGTCCGCCTTGCCGCTCGGTGACCGCTGGATCCGGTCGGTGAAGACGACCTGGCGGGGGATCTTGTAGCCGGCCAGCCGGGTCCGGCAGTGGGACTGGATGCCGCTGAGATCCAACGGGCCGGCGTCCGGCCGGAGTTGCACGACGGCGGCGACCCGGCTGCCCCAGCGGTCGTCCGGGACGCCGGCCACCAGCGCGTCATAGACGTCCGGATGCGCCTTCAGGGCCTGCTCCACCTCCTCCGGATAGATCTTCTCCCCGCCGGAGTTGATGCACTGCGAGCCCCGGCCCAGCACCGTGACCACGCCGTCCGCGCCGACGGTGGCCATGTCGCCGAGCAGTACCCAGCGGTCCCCGTCCGCCGCGAAGAACGTCTCCGCGGTCTTCGCCGGGTCGTTGTAGTAGCCGAGCGGCACATGGCCGCGCAGCGCCAGCCGGCCCACCTCGCCGGCCGCGACCGCCCGGTGAGTGGCCGGATCGACCACCGCCGTACGGGAGTTGACGTGGAGGCGGAAGCCCTTGTCGGGGCCCGAGTCGTCGGTGGCGGTGCCGTTGAAGCCGGACTCCGAGGAGCCGAAGTTGTTCAGCAGCAGCGCGTTCGGGACCAGCGCGGCGAACTGGGCGCGGACGGTGTCGGAGAGGATCGCCCCCGAGCTGCTGACGCTGAACAGGGACGAGCAGTCGATCCTCTTGAGCGGGCCGGCGAGCGCGTCCACCAGGGGGCGCAGCATCGCGTCGCCCACCAGGGAGACGCTGGTGACCCGCTCCCGTTCGATGGTGCGCAGCACCTCCTCCGGCGCGAACCTGCGGTGCACGACGACCTTCTGGCCGAAGTGGAAGGCGATGAACGCGGTGAGCGTCGAGGTGCCGTGCATCAGCGGTGGCGTCGGGAAGAACACCAGGCCCTCGCCGCCGGCCGCCACCCGCTCGGCCAACTCCTCCGGGCGGGCGACCGGTTCGCCGGTCGGTGCGCCGCCGCCCATCCCGGAGAAGAAGATGTCCTCGTGGCGCCAGACCACGCCCTTGGGCATGCCGGTGGTGCCGCCGGTGTAGATCACGATGCGGTCGTCGGCGGAGCGCGGCCCGAAGTCGCGGGCGGGGGAGCCGGCCGCCTCGGCCTCCGCCAGCGGCACCGGCGCGATCGCCGGCTCGCCGACCCCGGCGGGCGGGGTACCGACCCGTACCAGGTGCCGCAGCTTCGGCGCCTTCGGCAGCGCCCCCGCGACCCGGTCGGTGAACTCCGCCTCGAAGACCAGTGCCACCAGATCGGCGTCCCGGTAGAGGTAGACCAACTCCTCCTCGACGTAGCGGTAGTTGACGTTGACCGGCACGGCGCGGAGCTTCAGGCAGGCATAGGCGGACTGGAGGTACTCGACGCCGTTGTAGAGGTGCAGTCCGACGTGGTCGCCGGGGCCGATGCCGCGGTCGGCGAGGTGGTGGGCCAGGCGGTTGGCGGCCCGGTCCAACTCCGCGTAGGTCAGCCGTCGTTCGGCGCCGGTGCCCGGATGGTCAAGGTATACCAACGCCTCGCGGTCCGGGACGGTGTCGACGATCGACTCGAAGAGGTCGGCGAGGTTGTACTCCATGGCTCCTCCAGACCGGGCGGCGTCGGCTCGACGGTCATTAGAGCGCCGTAGCCGAACACAGGGAAGGGGCCCGGACCAAGAAAACTGACTGAGCGTCAGAAAAGCCTTGAACTCGTCGTCCGGCTACTGCAACCTGTTCTACGTCGTGAGACGGGAGGACCGAATGGGCGGGACCGAACACGCCGCGACCGCACCGGCTCGGCCGGAGGACGCGGCCACCGAACACCTCACCGTGGAGCGCGCCGGCGCGACGCTGGTGCTCACCCTCAACCGGCCGGAGGCCAAGAACGCGCTCTCCCTGCCGATGCTGGTCGGCCTGTACGACGGCTGGCTCGCCGCCGACGCCGACGACCGGATCCGGTCGATCGTGCTGACCGGCGCCGGCGGCTCGTTCTGCGCCGGCATGGACCTCAAGGCGCTGGCCGGCGGCGGACTGACCGGCGACGCGTACCGCGCGCGGCTGCGCGCCGACCCGGACCTGCACTGGAAGGCGATGCTGCGGCACCACCGCCCGCGCAAACCGGTCATCGCCGCCGTCGAGGGCCACTGCGTCGCCGGCGGCACCGAGGTCCTCCAGGGCACCGACATCCGGGTCGCCGGCGAGGGCGCCACCTTCGGCCTCTACGAGGTCCGGCGCGGTCTGTTCCCCATCGGCGGCTCCACCGTCCGACTGCCCCGGCAGATCCCCCGCACCCACGCCCTGGAGATGCTGCTCACCGGCCGGCCCTACCCGGCGCCCGAGGCGGCCCGGATCGGCCTGATCGGCCATGTCGTCCCCGACGGCACCGCGTTGGAGAAGGCGCTGGAGATCGCCGAGCGGATCAACGCCTGCGGCCCGCTCGCCGTCGAGGCCGTCAAGGCGTCCGTCTACGAGACGGCCGGGATGGCCGAGGCCGACGGGCTCGCCGCCGAACTCGCCCGCGGCTGGCCGATCTTCGACACCGCCGACGCCAAGGAGGGCTCCCGCGCCTTCGCCGAGAAGCGCCCCCCGGTCTTCCGGCGCGCCTGATCCCACCCCATCGAGGAGTCCCCCATGTCAGAGGTCCTCACCGCGCCGCTCGTCGTGGAATTCCCCTTCACCCGCTCGCTCGGCCCGGTCGTCGGCGCCTTCCTCACCGGGCTGCGCGAGCGCACCGTCCTCGGCGTCCGGGCCCGCGACGGCCGGGTGGTGGTGCCGCCCGTCGAGTACGACCCGGTCACCGCCGACGAGCTCCGCGACCTGGTCGAGGTCGCCCCGACCGGCACCGTCACCACCTGGGCCTGGAACCCGTCCCCGCGTCGCGGCCAGCCGCTGGCCGACCCCTTCGCCTGGGTCCTGGTCCGGCTCGACGGCGCCGACACCGCCCTGCTGCACGCCCTGGCCGCGCCCGGCCCGGACGCCGTGCGCACCGGCATGCGGGTCCGCATCCGCTGGGCCGCCGAACGCACCGGCGCGATCACCGACATCGCCTGCTTCGAGCCCGCGGAAGGGGCGGCGGGCGTACCTAGGGAGGGGGCGAACGGATCCCGTAGGGGTGGCGCGGACCCCCTGCGGGGCCACAACGTGGACGGGCGGGGCGGTATTCCCGGCGAGGGAGATCCCGGCGGGGGAAATCCCGGCCGGGGCATTCGCGAAGGAGACGTCCCCGAAGGGGGTGCTCCCGAAGGCGGTATGCGCGAGGCCGCCGGTGGGCCGCAACCAGCCCCGCACTCCGGGCAGTTCGACGACCCCGTCACCGGCATCACCGCCCCGGCCCGGCTCGACTACACCTATGCGCCGGGGCGCGCCCAGTCCCGGTACATCCAGGCGCTCGCCGAGCGGCGCACCCTCGGGGAGCGCTGCCCGGCCTGTCGCAAGGTCTACGTCCCGCCCCGCGGCGCCTGCCCCACCTGTGGGGTCGCCACCGGCGAACAGGTGGAGGTCGGCCCCCGCGGCACCGTCACCACCTTCTGCATCGTCAACATCAAGGCCCGCAACCTCGACATCGAGGTGCCCTACGTCTACGCCCATATCGCCCTGGACGGTGCCGACTTGGCGCTGCACGCCCGGATCGGCGGCATCCCCTACGACCAGGTGCGGATGGGACTGCGGGTCGAGCCCGTCTGGACCGAGGGCGCCCGATTCCCCGACCACTACCGCCCCACCGGCGAACCCGACGCCGACTACGACAGCTACAAGGAGCTGATCTGATGCCCGAGCCCGTGCGCGGCCCGGTGCGCGAGGTCGCCGTCGTCGCCTTCGGACAGAGCGCGCACGTCCCGGACAGCGCCGAGACCTCCGAGGTCGAGATGCTGATGCCGGTGCTGCACGACGTCCTCGCGCAGACCGGCCTGAAGGCCCGGGACATCGACTTCACCTGTTCCGGCTCCTCCGACTACCTCGCCGGGCGCGCCTTCTCGTTCACCATGGCGCTGGACGGCGTCGGCGCCTGGCCGCCGATCGCCGAGTCCCACGTGGAGATGGACGGCGCCTGGGCGCTCTACGAAGCCTGGGTCAAGATCCTCACCGGCGAGGCCGACACCGCGCTGGTCTACGCGTACGGCAAGTCCTCGCCCGGCGACCTGCGCGAGGTCCTCACCCGCCAACTCGACCCGTACTACGTCGCCCCGCTCTGGCCCGACTCCGTGGCGCTCGCCGCCCTCCAGGCCCAGGCGCTGTTCGACGCCGGCCACACCGACGCCCGCGAACTGGCCGCGATCGGCGCGCGCAGCCGGGGCGACCGCCCGGGCGCCGCACCCGGCCGGCAGGTCGTCGGGCCGCTGCGCACCGGCGACTGCCCGCCGGTCGTCGACGGCGCCGCCGCGGTGGTCCTCGCCGCCGGCGACACCGCCCGCCGGCTGACCGCCCGCCCCGCCTGGATCCGCGGCCTGGACCACCGCATCGAGGCGCACGCCCTCGGCGTCCGCGACCTCACCGACTCGCCCTCCACCCGGCTCGCCGCCGAACGCGCCGGCGCCTTCGAGGCACCCGTCCAACTCGCGGAGCTGCACGCCCCGTTCACCTCCCAGGAGGTCGTGCTGCGCCGCGCGCTGCGGCTGGACGCGCCCGGCAGCACGGTCCGGATCAACCCGTCCGGCGGCGCGCTGGCCGCCAACCCCATGATGGCCGCCGGCCTGATCCGGCTCGGCGCGGCCGCCGCCGCCGTCCAGCGCGGCGAGGCGGACCGCGCCCTGGCGCACGCCACCTCGGGCCCGTGCCTGCAACAGAACCTGGTCGCCGTCCTGGAGGGGGAGCGATGAGCAACGCAGCGACCGCGAAGGAACCGGTGGCCGTCGTCGGCGTCGGTCAGACCAAGCACGTCGCCGCCCGGCGCGACGTCTCGATCGCCGGCCTGGTCCGCGAGGCCGCCCAACGGGCCCTGGCAGACGCCGAGTTGGGCTGGGGTGACATCGACGCGGTGGTGATCGGCAAGGCCCCCGACTTCTTCGAGGGGGTGATGATGCCGGAGCTCTACCTCGCCGACGCGCTCGGCGCCGTCGGCAAGCCGATGCTCCGGGTGCACACCGCCGGCTCGGTCGGCGGCTCCACCGCCCTGGTCGCCACCCATCTCGTCGCCGCCCGGGTGCACCGCACGGTCCTCACCCTCGCCTTCGAGAAGCAGTCCGAGTCCAACGCGATGTGGGGCCTGTCCCTGCCCATCCCCTTCCAACAGCCGCTGTTGGCCGGCGCCGGCGGGTTCTTCGCCCCGCACGTCCGCGCCTACCTCCGCCGCACCGGCGCCCCCGACGCCATCGGCTCCCTGGTCGCCTACAAGGACCGCCGCAACGCCCTGAAGAACCCCTACGCCCACCTCCACGAGCACGACCTCACCCTGGAGAAGGTCCAGTCCTCCCCGATGCTCTGGGATCCGATCCGCTACTCCGAGACCTGCCCCTCCTCGGACGGCGCCTGCGCCATGGTCCTCACCGACCGCACCGGCGCCGCCCGCGCCCCGCACCCGCCGGCCTGGGTGCACGGCGGGGCGATGCGGAGCGAGCCCACCCTCTTCGCCGGCAAGGACTTCGTCTCCCCGCAGGCCGGCAAGGACTGCGCCGCGGACGTCTACCGGCAGGCCGGGATCACCGACCCGCGCCGCCAGATCGACGCCGTCGAGATGTACGTCCCGTTCTCGTGGTACGAGCCGATGTGGCTGGAGAACCTCGGCTTCGCCGCCGAGGGCGAGGGCTGGAAGCTCACCGAGTCCGGGGTCACCGGGCTCGACGGCGACCTGCCCGTCAACCCCTCCGGCGGGGTGCTCTCCACCAACCCCATCGGCGCCTCCGGCATGCTCCGCTTCGCCGAGGCCGCCCTCCAGGTCCGCGGCCGGGCCGGCGAGCACCAAATCGACGGCGCCCGAAGGGCGTTGGGGCACGCCTACGGGGGCGGCTCGCAGTTCTTCTCCATGTGGCTGGTGGGCGCCGAAGCCCCCACCACCTGACGTCCCGCACCCGTCGCACGTCCCCTGTTCCGCCCCGGGGATCAGTCGTTACCCTGGCCACCGATGACGATCGGGAGGAGCGGATACGTGGCCGACAGCATCACCGACCAGCGGCTCGCGGGCGGGACCAGGCCGGAACTCGACCTTTCCCGCGCCGAGTGGCAATCGAGCACCCGGGGCGTGGGCGGAGATCTCCAGATCGCCTTCGTCGAGGGCTATATCGCGATGCGCAACGGCCGCAGCCCGGAGATACCGGCGCTGATCTTCACCCCCGCCGAGTGGCGCGGCTTCGTCCTCGGCGCCCGCGAGGGCGAGTTCGACCTGACCTGATCCCCACCGACGCCCCACGACCGGCGCCGGCGCCGGCCCCGCCGCCGAGGCGCGGGCCGGGCCGCCAAGACGGGGCCGACCCCACCGGAACCGCTGCCGGCTGACGGCCCTCGCACCGCGCCCGCGGCGGCCCGACGTCCGCGCCGGCTGGCGTGCCGGGCCACGTACGATGGCGACATGTCCTTCCTCCGTCGCCGCAGCGCAGCCACGCCCGCCGGTCCAGACTTCGACGTACTCGCCATGGACCCGGGTGACTGGCCCGGCAATCTCGGGGCCGGGCTGCTGCCCGCGCCCGACGGGAGCTGCCAGGGCGTGTTCCTCCGCTACGACCTGTTCGGCGGCCGCGGCCCGGCGATGATCATCGGCAACCTCCCGGAGGGCTCGCCGGCCCGCGAGTGCGAGGAGGGGCAGGTCCCCTTCGAGGTGGCCCAGCTCCTCGCGGCGCTCGAAAACGACGAGCCGGTGACGGTCGTGGAGACCGAGGACACCCCCGTGATGCACCAGGACAACCTCCTGATCGTCAAGCGCATCAAGTGCTCCGAGAGCCGCATCTCCTGCGTGCAGTTCGACCGCAGCGACGGCGTGCTGGTCACCATCGCCAGTTGGGACCGCCCGATCACCGACGACCTCTACGCGCTGCTCAAGCCGCTGCCCGCGGAGCTCTTCCAGCAGGGCTGACCCGGCACGACCGACGGCGCACGGACCCGCGCCCGGCGGACGGCCCCACGGCCGACCACCGCCCGCGCGGGCGTCCCGGCCGCTACGACCGCGAGGAGTGCACCTCCACATCGGCCGCCCGCACATAGCCGACCCGGTGCCCGAGCTGGATCTCGTAGTAGACGTCGTCGCCCCGCACCACCGCGTGCTTGGTGATGTCGAAGGTCGGCGAGAAGAAGTAGTCCGACCGCACCCGCCCGCCGACGGCGTACTTCTGGCCCGCGAGCAACTTGTACGGCAGCGGGATCACCGCCTGCACCGGCACCTGCGACGGATACGCCGACTGCTCCGGATAGGCCCGCCCGTAGACCGGGATCTCCGAGCGGCCCTCCTTTGGAGTGGCGACCAGCCCCTT includes the following:
- the paaK gene encoding phenylacetate--CoA ligase PaaK, translated to MPEAATDSGTGDGVCEADWCDDAERLSADALRALQLTRLRSSLQHAYDHVPFYRSAFDRAGIRPEDCRTPADLARFPFTVKDDLRAHYPFGMFAVPKERVRRLHASSGTTGRPTVVGYTERDLSNWADLVARSLRAAGGRPGHTVHVSYGYGLFTGGLGAHYGAERLGCTVVPASGGMTSRQVQLIQDFRPEIIMVTPSYLLTLLDEFERQGIDPRTTSLKVGIFGAEPWTEEMRREIEERFALDAVDIYGLSEVMGPGVAQECVETKDGLHIWEDHFYPEVVDPITGEVLPDGEHGELVLTSLTKEAMPVIRYRTRDLTRLLPGTARPAFRRMEKITGRSDDMIILRGVNLFPAQVEEIVLRTPGVAPHFQLRLTREGRLDRLTVRAEARPDATADDRAAAADRIARGVKDGIGVTVAVEIVDPETLERSVGKFKRIVDARRDN
- a CDS encoding alpha/beta fold hydrolase, with the protein product MGDVRKVQVGDVQLAYRGWGQADAPPAVLLHGLGEDGEDWRGVVGRLATTHRVFALDQRGHGRSDWPGEYGFERWRDDAIGFVRALDLGPVALIGHSLGGTTALLLAAHRPDLVSRLIAEEPAPPVPADPLQQVPAPPPGPAAFDWQAKVAAVAERNAPAPHWWASLSAITAPTLVVAGGSTSHIPQRHLAELADAIPDARLVTVEGAGHLVHEERPGEYLAAVTSLLRN
- a CDS encoding chorismate mutase, which translates into the protein MQVTLSMRRALLGGTAAAVLFAGGGAGSAAAVPAAAAPRPAAGPVGTAAPAPSPAGQLRPLAALSADRLATADLVAAAKWGTGSPIDDPVREREVLAAVAAQAREAGADPVPTVRIFRDQIEANKLVQRGLYRRWDADPAHAPTTRPDLARVRQVINRLNRELVRAIAASPRARTAPGCGPRLALAALRVGDERRLDLLHAAGLARSLRSVCGG
- a CDS encoding acyl-CoA synthetase — protein: MEYNLADLFESIVDTVPDREALVYLDHPGTGAERRLTYAELDRAANRLAHHLADRGIGPGDHVGLHLYNGVEYLQSAYACLKLRAVPVNVNYRYVEEELVYLYRDADLVALVFEAEFTDRVAGALPKAPKLRHLVRVGTPPAGVGEPAIAPVPLAEAEAAGSPARDFGPRSADDRIVIYTGGTTGMPKGVVWRHEDIFFSGMGGGAPTGEPVARPEELAERVAAGGEGLVFFPTPPLMHGTSTLTAFIAFHFGQKVVVHRRFAPEEVLRTIERERVTSVSLVGDAMLRPLVDALAGPLKRIDCSSLFSVSSSGAILSDTVRAQFAALVPNALLLNNFGSSESGFNGTATDDSGPDKGFRLHVNSRTAVVDPATHRAVAAGEVGRLALRGHVPLGYYNDPAKTAETFFAADGDRWVLLGDMATVGADGVVTVLGRGSQCINSGGEKIYPEEVEQALKAHPDVYDALVAGVPDDRWGSRVAAVVQLRPDAGPLDLSGIQSHCRTRLAGYKIPRQVVFTDRIQRSPSGKADYRWAKAVAAGEREA
- a CDS encoding crotonase/enoyl-CoA hydratase family protein, with product MGGTEHAATAPARPEDAATEHLTVERAGATLVLTLNRPEAKNALSLPMLVGLYDGWLAADADDRIRSIVLTGAGGSFCAGMDLKALAGGGLTGDAYRARLRADPDLHWKAMLRHHRPRKPVIAAVEGHCVAGGTEVLQGTDIRVAGEGATFGLYEVRRGLFPIGGSTVRLPRQIPRTHALEMLLTGRPYPAPEAARIGLIGHVVPDGTALEKALEIAERINACGPLAVEAVKASVYETAGMAEADGLAAELARGWPIFDTADAKEGSRAFAEKRPPVFRRA
- a CDS encoding OB-fold domain-containing protein, translated to MSEVLTAPLVVEFPFTRSLGPVVGAFLTGLRERTVLGVRARDGRVVVPPVEYDPVTADELRDLVEVAPTGTVTTWAWNPSPRRGQPLADPFAWVLVRLDGADTALLHALAAPGPDAVRTGMRVRIRWAAERTGAITDIACFEPAEGAAGVPREGANGSRRGGADPLRGHNVDGRGGIPGEGDPGGGNPGRGIREGDVPEGGAPEGGMREAAGGPQPAPHSGQFDDPVTGITAPARLDYTYAPGRAQSRYIQALAERRTLGERCPACRKVYVPPRGACPTCGVATGEQVEVGPRGTVTTFCIVNIKARNLDIEVPYVYAHIALDGADLALHARIGGIPYDQVRMGLRVEPVWTEGARFPDHYRPTGEPDADYDSYKELI
- a CDS encoding thiolase domain-containing protein, which encodes MPEPVRGPVREVAVVAFGQSAHVPDSAETSEVEMLMPVLHDVLAQTGLKARDIDFTCSGSSDYLAGRAFSFTMALDGVGAWPPIAESHVEMDGAWALYEAWVKILTGEADTALVYAYGKSSPGDLREVLTRQLDPYYVAPLWPDSVALAALQAQALFDAGHTDARELAAIGARSRGDRPGAAPGRQVVGPLRTGDCPPVVDGAAAVVLAAGDTARRLTARPAWIRGLDHRIEAHALGVRDLTDSPSTRLAAERAGAFEAPVQLAELHAPFTSQEVVLRRALRLDAPGSTVRINPSGGALAANPMMAAGLIRLGAAAAAVQRGEADRALAHATSGPCLQQNLVAVLEGER
- a CDS encoding thiolase domain-containing protein; this translates as MSNAATAKEPVAVVGVGQTKHVAARRDVSIAGLVREAAQRALADAELGWGDIDAVVIGKAPDFFEGVMMPELYLADALGAVGKPMLRVHTAGSVGGSTALVATHLVAARVHRTVLTLAFEKQSESNAMWGLSLPIPFQQPLLAGAGGFFAPHVRAYLRRTGAPDAIGSLVAYKDRRNALKNPYAHLHEHDLTLEKVQSSPMLWDPIRYSETCPSSDGACAMVLTDRTGAARAPHPPAWVHGGAMRSEPTLFAGKDFVSPQAGKDCAADVYRQAGITDPRRQIDAVEMYVPFSWYEPMWLENLGFAAEGEGWKLTESGVTGLDGDLPVNPSGGVLSTNPIGASGMLRFAEAALQVRGRAGEHQIDGARRALGHAYGGGSQFFSMWLVGAEAPTT
- a CDS encoding DUF397 domain-containing protein codes for the protein MADSITDQRLAGGTRPELDLSRAEWQSSTRGVGGDLQIAFVEGYIAMRNGRSPEIPALIFTPAEWRGFVLGAREGEFDLT